From a region of the Heliangelus exortis chromosome 19, bHelExo1.hap1, whole genome shotgun sequence genome:
- the VSIG10 gene encoding LOW QUALITY PROTEIN: V-set and immunoglobulin domain-containing protein 10 (The sequence of the model RefSeq protein was modified relative to this genomic sequence to represent the inferred CDS: deleted 2 bases in 1 codon) — protein sequence MAGGVRGAPKMAGAEDGGSEAAGTDTRPLHGPRTGLARLPCPLAGAECVQHRLPEARVWQRQTAMQLPGGTASARFFLALCVWRLMPRRDAAGTEEVVFGKLGGSVLLLCRNVSREAAEVVWFQGDPHSFPPLFSSRVTFPPDVRFSLVDNSSLHITELRLQDEGNYTCKEVLNRTDHEHRVQLLVANPPQSTPKCWAETSSSGLTLQLFCSWPGGYPHPTLHWREEGHDLENSSWVISSTSSSDTHVETLNSSHLSHRKVFKCVGSHVIKQEEPSCTVEIKIPSLETDPPKTCFVGDNVTLTCRVAESTPPARLSWLRDITQPEVEIQPGGRYLITQEGNMSQLTIQNCSQGTDGGCYICKAQNPVGLRELFVCLTVKQPVNIVGVVGAVVVLSLLAVLTITGVILYYNPLLCLRGAAFRNQDSGDVLVLVDSEDDNEGKGEEETLSSSTKQEAMTLVNGNRVQAAYLNCLTEGDDGEQHSRVSLQETRAEEMQGS from the exons ATGGCGGGCGGGGTCAGGGGGGCCCCCAAGATGGCGGGCGCCGAAGATGGCGGGTCTGAGGCTGCGGGGACTGATACACGACCCCTCCATGGGCCCCGGACCGGCCTCGCCCGCCTCCCCTGCCCGCTGGCCGGGGCGGAGTGTGTCCAGCACCGCCTTCCCGAGGCG AGGGTTTGGCAGCGGCAGACGGCGATGCAGCTCCCGGGCGGGACGGCGTCGGCCCGGTTCTTCCTTGCCCTCTGTGTCTGGAGGCTGATGCCGCGCCGGGACGCCGCAG GAACAGAGGAGGTGGTCTTTGGGAAGCTTGGAGGAAGCGTCCTCCTGTTGTGCCGcaatgtctccagagaagcaGCCGAGGTGGTCTGGTTTCAGGGGGATCCGCACTCTTTCCCCCCACTCTTCTCCTCAAGGGTGACCTTCCCTCCAGATGTCCGTTTCTCCCTGGTTGACAACAGCTCCCTGCACATCACAGAGCTGCGTCTGCAGGATGAAGGCAACTACACCTGCAAGGAGGTGCTGAACAGAACGGACCACGAGCACAGAGTCCAGCTCCTGGTAGCCA ATCCACCTCAGTCAACCCCAAAGTGCTGGGCTGAGACCTCCTCATCAGGGCTGACACTACAGCTGTTTTGCAGCTGGCCTGGGGGGTATCCCCACCCCACCCTGCACTGGAGAGAAGAGGGGCACGATCTGGAGAACTCAAGCTGGGTCATCAGCTCCACGAGCTCCTCAGACACCCACGTGGAAACACTGAACAGCTCTCACCTCTCCCACCGCAAAGTGTTCAAGTGTGTGGGGAGCCATGTCATCAAGCAGGAGGAGCCTTCCTGCACTGTGGAGATAA aaatcccttccctggaaacaGACCCCCCAAAGACATGTTTTGTTGGTGACAACGTGACCCTGACATGCCGTGTGGCCGAGAGCACCCCCCCAGCCAGGCTCAGCTGGCTGCGGGACATCACCCAGCCAGAGGTGGAGATCCAGCCTGGAGGGAGGTACCTCATCACCCAGGAGGGCAACATGTCCCAGCTCACCATCCAGAACTGCTCCCAGGGCACCGATGGAGGCTGCTACATCTGCAAGGCACAGAACCCcgtggggctgagggagctgtttGTCTGCCTGACAGTGAAGC AGCCAGTGAATATTGTTGGAGTTGTGGGTGCAGTGGTGGTCCTGTCCCTGCTGGCTGTTCTCACCATCACTGGGGTCATCTTGTACTACAATCCCCTCCTGTGCCTAAGAG GTGCTGCATTCAG GAACCAGGACTCAGGGGATGTCTTGGTGCTGGTGGACTCAGAGGATGACAatgaggggaaaggagaagaggagacccTGAGCAGCTCCACCAAGCAGGAGGCAATGA